The following proteins come from a genomic window of Natronosalvus vescus:
- the glmM gene encoding phosphoglucosamine mutase: protein MFGTSGIRGAVGDVVTADLALSVGRAVATEGYDRVVVGRDVRESGEVLGDALVAGLRECGADVVDVGVAATPTVARAVDWLEADAGVVITASHNPATDNGIKLWNPSGKAFGPEQRDAIADRVEHGEYDLTGWDGHGSRRTNPDAADRHAEAIRETVDLETTPSVVVDLGNGAGRVTADVLDELGCRVRTLNGQPDGAFPGRPSEPNEDTLQTLMATVAHTDVDLGIAHDGDADRMVAVDETGAFVPKDVLLALFAREAASEGDRVAAPVDTSLTVDDALAAVGASLTKTPVGDVYVAERATDDDVVFGGEPSGAWIWPEETLCPDGPLAAVKLVSLVAERGPLSELVGSVDTYPIRRDSLEVDEKGAVMAAVSDLVADRFDEVDALDGVRVDRGDGWFLLRASGTQPLIRVTAEARSAERADALRTEAIELLEAAQG, encoded by the coding sequence ATGTTTGGAACGAGCGGTATCCGCGGTGCTGTTGGCGACGTCGTCACTGCTGATCTCGCCCTCTCGGTCGGCCGGGCCGTCGCCACGGAGGGCTACGACCGGGTCGTCGTCGGCCGCGACGTCAGAGAGAGCGGTGAGGTGCTCGGAGACGCCCTCGTCGCCGGTCTCCGCGAGTGTGGTGCGGACGTCGTCGACGTCGGCGTCGCCGCCACCCCGACCGTCGCCCGCGCCGTCGACTGGCTCGAGGCCGACGCCGGCGTCGTCATCACGGCCTCGCACAACCCGGCGACCGACAACGGGATCAAGCTCTGGAACCCCTCCGGGAAGGCCTTCGGACCCGAACAGCGCGATGCTATCGCCGACCGCGTCGAGCATGGCGAGTACGACCTCACAGGCTGGGACGGCCACGGCAGCCGACGCACGAACCCCGACGCCGCCGACCGCCACGCCGAAGCGATCCGGGAGACGGTCGACCTCGAGACGACGCCCTCAGTCGTCGTCGACCTCGGAAACGGTGCAGGCCGAGTCACTGCAGACGTGCTGGACGAGTTAGGGTGTCGAGTGCGAACGCTCAACGGCCAGCCCGACGGTGCCTTTCCAGGCCGCCCGAGCGAACCGAACGAGGACACCCTCCAGACGCTCATGGCGACGGTGGCTCACACCGACGTCGACCTCGGCATCGCTCACGACGGCGACGCCGACCGGATGGTAGCCGTCGACGAAACCGGGGCGTTCGTCCCGAAAGACGTCCTCCTGGCACTATTCGCCAGGGAAGCAGCCAGCGAGGGCGACCGCGTTGCAGCGCCGGTCGACACGAGTCTGACCGTCGACGACGCACTGGCTGCCGTCGGCGCATCGCTCACGAAAACGCCCGTCGGAGACGTCTACGTGGCCGAACGGGCAACCGACGACGACGTCGTCTTCGGTGGCGAACCCAGCGGCGCCTGGATCTGGCCCGAGGAAACGCTCTGTCCCGACGGCCCGCTCGCGGCCGTGAAACTCGTCTCTCTCGTCGCCGAGCGCGGCCCACTCTCCGAACTCGTGGGGAGCGTCGACACGTATCCGATCCGGCGTGACTCACTCGAAGTCGACGAAAAAGGGGCCGTGATGGCCGCCGTCAGCGACCTCGTGGCCGACCGCTTCGACGAGGTCGACGCGCTCGACGGCGTCCGGGTCGACCGCGGCGACGGCTGGTTCCTGCTCCGGGCGAGCGGAACCCAGCCGCTCATCCGCGTCACGGCGGAAGCCCGCTCGGCCGAGCGAGCCGACGCGTTGCGTACGGAGGCGATCGAGTTACTCGAGGCGGCTCAGGGCTAA
- a CDS encoding PQQ-binding-like beta-propeller repeat protein encodes MSEWNQFRGDEHNTGRIGRDLTGPEARPADAWTTDLRGPVRCPPVVDHDTVYVGTADGHLYAVDYQGRRRWVYETTASTTLAPAVGGHRVVCCLADTLVAIDAPTGTLEWERPVEGLYTTPPTLDGGLLLVGNSDGLLALRAETGEAIWTATLEGTPVGAPAVDDEQVYVATQNEQVQALELGSGETVWSVPTDGTVVGGPTLADDRAYVADSDGTLLALGIEDGRTWFTYEIRGGFTSAPTVLEGDDTLFVAADDDTLHVTDTTFGNRKLRGLLFSKAGLPLDGTPTTDPVVAGDVVIVGDGTGGLYGVDATDPDFRWHLPLESGVAGTPAPVFDGGSRAATSGSGATHAPAETGRLFVGTEDGQLRCLEWETPP; translated from the coding sequence GTGAGCGAGTGGAACCAGTTTCGGGGTGACGAGCACAACACGGGACGAATTGGTCGCGATCTCACGGGGCCAGAGGCGAGGCCGGCCGACGCCTGGACGACCGATCTCCGCGGCCCGGTTCGCTGCCCCCCAGTCGTCGACCACGACACGGTCTACGTCGGGACGGCCGACGGCCACCTCTACGCCGTCGATTACCAGGGGCGGCGTCGCTGGGTGTACGAGACGACCGCTTCGACGACGCTCGCCCCGGCCGTCGGCGGCCACCGGGTCGTGTGCTGTCTGGCCGACACCCTCGTCGCCATCGACGCCCCCACGGGTACCCTCGAATGGGAGCGACCGGTCGAGGGGCTGTACACGACGCCGCCGACGCTCGACGGCGGGTTGCTCCTCGTCGGGAACTCCGACGGCCTGCTGGCCCTTCGAGCGGAAACCGGCGAGGCGATCTGGACGGCGACGCTCGAGGGAACTCCTGTGGGTGCGCCTGCCGTCGACGACGAACAGGTGTACGTCGCGACCCAGAACGAGCAGGTACAGGCCCTCGAGCTCGGCTCGGGCGAGACGGTCTGGAGCGTACCGACCGACGGCACGGTCGTCGGTGGGCCGACGCTCGCGGACGACCGCGCGTATGTCGCCGACTCAGACGGGACGCTGCTCGCCCTCGGTATCGAAGACGGCCGGACGTGGTTCACCTACGAAATTCGTGGTGGCTTCACCTCCGCACCCACGGTGCTCGAGGGCGACGACACGCTGTTCGTCGCCGCCGACGACGACACCCTCCACGTCACCGATACGACGTTCGGCAACCGGAAGCTCCGGGGCCTTCTGTTCTCGAAGGCGGGGCTCCCGCTCGACGGTACCCCGACGACCGATCCGGTCGTCGCCGGAGACGTCGTCATCGTCGGCGACGGGACGGGTGGGCTCTACGGCGTCGACGCCACCGACCCGGACTTTCGGTGGCACTTGCCACTCGAGTCGGGCGTGGCGGGAACGCCAGCGCCCGTTTTCGACGGCGGTTCCCGTGCGGCAACCTCCGGCAGTGGGGCGACCCACGCACCCGCCGAAACCGGACGGCTGTTCGTCGGGACGGAGGACGGACAGCTTCGGTGTCTCGAGTGGGAGACGCCGCCGTAG
- a CDS encoding HNH endonuclease: MEPGSGPGTRMWEADRAAVFDRDTRTCRHCERTPSTSGTSGLRVAAVGDVPLQGTVHESALVTLCDACFEILHGTERTTIDTREALFETIRSATNRQSEAISTVAVFASLATTVPAAIEEDDDPDYVAHRQDAHLVLAVVDATLEQLEALVGSDALEALDPGTEPDSDLDSALTAFCESATTLQNELREVIDLAEVVAVGLGRCQGCFEPLEVDPDPETGAQSAATRPCSTCGLEPRDIGAWRRDDGTVRFNDLFGAINAALQGSSATTTTLTARTQVVAERLLE, encoded by the coding sequence GTGGAACCAGGATCAGGGCCGGGAACGCGAATGTGGGAGGCCGATCGCGCGGCGGTGTTCGACCGCGACACCAGGACGTGTCGACACTGCGAACGGACGCCGAGTACGTCAGGCACGTCGGGCCTTCGGGTGGCGGCCGTCGGCGACGTTCCGCTGCAAGGAACGGTTCACGAGAGCGCACTCGTGACCCTCTGCGATGCCTGTTTCGAGATCCTTCACGGTACCGAACGGACGACGATCGACACGCGTGAGGCGCTCTTCGAGACGATTCGATCCGCTACCAACCGCCAGAGCGAGGCGATTTCGACCGTCGCCGTGTTCGCGTCGCTGGCGACGACGGTTCCAGCGGCGATCGAGGAGGACGACGACCCCGACTACGTCGCCCACCGCCAGGACGCCCACCTCGTCCTCGCCGTCGTGGACGCGACTCTCGAGCAACTCGAGGCACTCGTCGGATCGGATGCGCTCGAGGCGCTCGATCCGGGCACCGAACCCGATTCCGATCTCGACTCGGCTCTCACAGCGTTCTGCGAAAGCGCGACGACGCTCCAGAACGAGCTACGAGAGGTGATCGACCTCGCGGAGGTCGTCGCCGTCGGTCTCGGACGCTGCCAGGGTTGTTTCGAACCGCTCGAGGTCGACCCGGATCCTGAGACTGGCGCGCAGTCAGCAGCTACTCGTCCGTGCTCGACCTGTGGCCTCGAGCCGCGCGATATCGGGGCGTGGCGGCGCGACGACGGTACCGTTCGCTTCAACGACCTTTTTGGAGCGATCAACGCCGCTTTACAGGGCAGTTCGGCGACGACGACGACGCTCACCGCCCGGACGCAAGTGGTTGCCGAACGGCTGCTCGAGTGA
- a CDS encoding CBS domain-containing protein has product MTLETLARSDVVTASPGTEIRELATMMDDEMVGSVVIADGDEPVGIVTDRDLALATLLEDAGPDATAESIMSDGVHTIGVDAGFYEATERMNEHNVRRLPVVDDGGHLAGIITLDDLSELLADEQSELVGVIREQRAPY; this is encoded by the coding sequence ATGACGCTCGAGACACTCGCCCGCAGTGACGTCGTTACCGCCAGTCCAGGCACGGAGATTCGCGAACTCGCCACGATGATGGACGACGAGATGGTCGGCAGCGTCGTCATCGCCGACGGCGACGAACCCGTGGGGATCGTGACGGATCGGGATCTGGCCCTCGCGACGCTCCTCGAGGACGCCGGCCCCGACGCCACTGCGGAGTCGATCATGTCCGACGGCGTCCACACAATCGGCGTCGATGCCGGCTTCTACGAGGCGACCGAACGGATGAACGAGCACAACGTCCGTCGGCTTCCGGTCGTCGACGACGGCGGCCACCTGGCCGGGATCATCACCCTCGACGACCTGAGCGAATTGCTCGCCGACGAACAGAGCGAACTCGTCGGCGTGATTCGCGAGCAGCGAGCGCCGTACTGA
- a CDS encoding digeranylgeranylglycerophospholipid reductase, producing MNEDYDVVIAGAGPAGGQCARDLAARGYDVVVLETEAEDEFPKQSNKSTAGTFPSMMASFGIPDDVVQQFTETVVLESPNAYYIQEQPGAVLDFGKFKRFLVEDSREAGAEYRFSSRATAPIIEGGEPVGVTYNGSEEIYADIVIDATGPAAPIAKKLDVSDLKRENHAIGIEYELEGIDIDHPGFADLNDAMMLRLDHDIAPGGYSWIFHTGEDTAKVGVCYIQNESHSQYGRDNFSIDDYLQHWIDTDPRFENAERIEGRQHRGSAHIQLPGQIHTDRFMAIGDTVPTVDPLWGEGIHTCMKSGRAAAIAADSCLKHGQIEPTAENLEVYDTLWHRDVAPNVDTRLLMTHLLYLASNDRYDKLMADLNRLDNDTLANANKGSKRAIMKLLGVRDLSLVAQVLRKRRNW from the coding sequence ATGAACGAAGATTACGACGTGGTAATCGCCGGTGCCGGCCCCGCAGGTGGACAGTGTGCGCGGGATCTGGCGGCTCGAGGCTACGACGTCGTCGTCCTCGAAACGGAAGCCGAAGACGAGTTCCCGAAACAGAGCAACAAGTCCACGGCCGGAACGTTCCCCTCGATGATGGCGTCGTTCGGTATCCCCGACGACGTGGTGCAACAGTTCACCGAGACCGTGGTACTCGAATCGCCGAACGCCTACTACATCCAGGAACAGCCCGGGGCGGTGCTCGATTTCGGAAAATTCAAACGATTTCTGGTGGAGGATTCCCGAGAAGCCGGCGCTGAGTATCGTTTCTCCTCGCGGGCAACGGCCCCGATAATCGAGGGTGGGGAACCCGTCGGCGTCACGTACAACGGCTCGGAGGAGATCTACGCCGATATCGTGATCGACGCGACCGGCCCGGCGGCCCCGATCGCGAAGAAACTCGACGTGAGCGACCTCAAACGCGAGAACCACGCGATCGGTATCGAGTACGAACTCGAGGGAATCGACATCGACCACCCCGGATTCGCCGACCTGAACGACGCGATGATGCTCCGGTTGGATCACGACATCGCGCCCGGTGGCTACTCCTGGATCTTCCACACCGGCGAGGACACCGCCAAGGTGGGCGTCTGTTACATCCAGAACGAGAGCCACAGCCAGTACGGTCGAGACAACTTCAGCATCGACGACTACCTCCAGCACTGGATCGACACCGATCCCCGCTTCGAGAACGCCGAACGGATAGAGGGCCGCCAACACCGGGGTTCGGCGCACATCCAGCTACCCGGTCAGATCCACACCGATCGCTTCATGGCCATTGGGGACACCGTCCCCACCGTTGACCCGCTCTGGGGCGAAGGCATTCACACGTGCATGAAATCCGGACGCGCTGCTGCCATCGCGGCCGACAGCTGTCTCAAACACGGCCAGATCGAACCGACAGCGGAGAACCTCGAGGTGTACGACACGCTCTGGCACCGCGACGTCGCGCCGAACGTCGACACCCGCCTGCTGATGACCCACCTGCTGTATCTGGCCTCGAACGATCGGTACGACAAACTCATGGCCGACTTGAACCGCCTCGACAACGACACGCTCGCCAATGCCAACAAGGGAAGCAAACGAGCGATCATGAAACTGCTCGGGGTTCGAGACCTCTCGCTCGTCGCGCAGGTGCTGCGAAAGCGACGCAACTGGTAG
- a CDS encoding YgaP family membrane protein: MEPNVGGFDRTVRITLGLGALAVAVAAVTTDGVTGDTQTLVAGVSLILAAILLVTAMTRRCLGNRLLGINTCEKGQ, from the coding sequence ATGGAACCGAACGTTGGGGGCTTCGATCGAACCGTCCGGATCACGCTCGGCCTGGGTGCCCTCGCAGTTGCGGTTGCCGCGGTGACGACCGATGGAGTGACCGGCGACACACAGACGCTGGTTGCGGGGGTATCACTGATCCTGGCGGCGATCCTCCTCGTGACGGCGATGACGCGACGGTGTCTCGGCAATCGACTGCTCGGGATCAATACCTGCGAGAAGGGACAGTAA
- a CDS encoding SDR family NAD(P)-dependent oxidoreductase, translated as MDEPDLTGQTVLVTGSGRGVGRELLLATADCGANVAVHYHTSADAARDVAETARERGADAAMTVQGDVTDPDSVDGLFSAVEAELGTVDVLVNNVGDFAPAHWADIEFETWNRVLETNLTGTYLCAKRALPAMAENEYGRIVNVGYASSEKGLVNPKNFPYFVAKAGVLMFTRMLAADTQDDGITVNAISPYVVENSNEFPAELPRDRPASFDDLVRPLLFFLDPDADYVSGQNLEVDGGWLPERV; from the coding sequence ATGGACGAACCCGACCTCACCGGACAGACCGTGCTCGTCACCGGCAGCGGACGCGGCGTCGGCCGCGAACTCCTGCTCGCGACGGCCGACTGCGGCGCGAACGTGGCCGTTCACTACCACACGAGTGCGGATGCCGCTCGCGATGTCGCCGAGACCGCCCGTGAACGGGGAGCCGACGCCGCGATGACTGTCCAGGGCGACGTGACCGATCCCGACAGTGTCGATGGTCTGTTTTCGGCTGTCGAGGCCGAACTCGGTACCGTCGACGTCCTCGTAAACAATGTGGGCGATTTCGCCCCCGCACACTGGGCCGACATCGAGTTCGAGACCTGGAATCGGGTGCTGGAGACGAACCTCACCGGCACCTACCTCTGTGCGAAACGCGCGCTGCCGGCGATGGCCGAGAACGAATACGGCCGCATCGTCAACGTCGGCTACGCCTCGAGCGAGAAGGGGCTGGTCAACCCCAAGAACTTCCCCTACTTCGTCGCCAAGGCAGGCGTCCTCATGTTCACGCGCATGCTCGCCGCCGACACCCAGGACGACGGCATCACGGTCAACGCCATCTCGCCGTACGTCGTCGAAAACTCCAATGAGTTCCCCGCGGAACTCCCGCGAGACCGACCCGCGAGCTTTGACGATCTCGTTCGTCCGCTCCTGTTTTTCCTCGATCCAGACGCCGACTACGTCAGCGGCCAGAACCTCGAGGTCGACGGCGGTTGGCTGCCCGAGCGAGTCTGA
- a CDS encoding universal stress protein gives MTLETILLAVGPGDAERTSELAEAVIEVGRPAGSTVVLGHVFTQDEYDDVLERLAFDPDAEAVDPDDVAGRHATIRDLRRLLEDAGVEYVIRGAVGDHGRTIVDLATDVDADRVIVGGRKRSPTGKAVFGSTAQEVLLSAPCPVTFVRGGE, from the coding sequence ATGACACTCGAAACGATTCTCCTCGCGGTCGGCCCCGGAGATGCTGAGCGAACGAGCGAACTCGCCGAAGCGGTCATCGAAGTCGGTCGACCAGCCGGTTCGACGGTCGTTCTGGGACACGTCTTCACGCAAGACGAGTACGACGACGTGCTCGAGCGCCTCGCCTTCGATCCCGATGCGGAGGCTGTCGACCCCGACGACGTCGCGGGTCGCCACGCGACGATTCGTGACCTTCGACGCCTACTCGAGGATGCCGGCGTCGAGTACGTGATCCGCGGTGCGGTCGGCGATCACGGTCGAACGATCGTCGACCTGGCGACGGATGTCGACGCCGACCGGGTCATCGTCGGCGGACGAAAGCGATCGCCCACCGGCAAGGCGGTGTTCGGCTCGACGGCACAGGAAGTGCTGTTGTCCGCGCCCTGCCCCGTTACGTTCGTCCGCGGCGGGGAGTGA
- a CDS encoding SDR family oxidoreductase: MTALLAEKTAVVTGAASGIGRQIAHTFASHGADVVVADIQEEPREGGTPTHELIREDTATQAEATFVECDVTSRDDVDTAVAAATEFGGLDIMVNNAGIVGPTAPIQDIDPDEYDRLLEINLDGTYTCCQAAVEAMLKRGEGGSIVNMSSVAGIAGYANLTPYSMAKGGIRMLTYSLAAEVGQHGIRVNAIHPGVIETEMTTSDFPIVGTDEEAATLETIPLGRFGKPEDVANVTTFLASDLSSYVTAESIVVDGGAFRSA, from the coding sequence ATGACAGCGCTCCTTGCCGAGAAGACGGCCGTCGTCACCGGCGCAGCCAGCGGAATCGGACGCCAAATTGCCCACACGTTCGCCAGCCACGGGGCTGACGTCGTCGTCGCCGACATCCAGGAAGAACCCCGCGAGGGCGGGACGCCGACGCACGAACTGATTCGCGAGGATACCGCGACCCAGGCGGAGGCGACGTTCGTCGAGTGCGACGTGACCAGTCGAGACGACGTCGACACCGCCGTCGCCGCCGCAACCGAGTTCGGTGGCCTCGATATCATGGTGAACAACGCCGGCATCGTCGGGCCGACCGCCCCAATTCAGGACATCGATCCCGACGAGTACGACCGACTCCTCGAGATCAACCTTGACGGCACCTACACCTGCTGTCAGGCCGCCGTCGAGGCCATGCTCAAGCGCGGCGAGGGCGGTTCGATCGTCAACATGTCGAGCGTCGCGGGTATCGCCGGCTACGCGAACCTCACCCCCTACAGCATGGCGAAAGGTGGTATCCGTATGCTCACCTACAGCCTCGCGGCGGAGGTCGGCCAGCACGGCATCCGGGTCAACGCGATCCATCCCGGCGTGATCGAGACGGAAATGACGACGAGTGACTTCCCCATCGTCGGCACCGATGAGGAAGCAGCGACGCTCGAGACGATCCCCCTCGGTCGATTCGGGAAACCGGAAGACGTCGCCAACGTCACGACCTTCCTCGCGAGCGACCTCTCGAGCTACGTGACCGCCGAATCGATCGTCGTCGACGGCGGGGCGTTCCGGTCGGCTTGA